A genomic segment from Sulfitobacter mediterraneus encodes:
- a CDS encoding 4'-phosphopantetheinyl transferase family protein yields MIEACADEDAAVIEAAAADLFDRAVAVAVADPHQAQQPIWAEEARFVAQAVAKRQAEFAAGRNAARAAMRKLGGRNAAIPAGPDRAPQWPMGWHGSITHNDRWCLAAVTRGAAHLGVDIEAATPLNPDLLSTICSPEERARIAGSDQAMQAKVIFSAKEAAYKAQFPLTGVLFGFDHLDIVIAPDSGQFQARFVRPAGQFAAGDRLQGRFALVQGHIVTAVTIDPAKE; encoded by the coding sequence ATGATCGAGGCCTGCGCCGATGAAGATGCTGCGGTGATTGAGGCGGCAGCGGCGGACCTGTTTGACAGGGCTGTTGCTGTGGCAGTTGCTGACCCGCATCAGGCGCAGCAGCCGATCTGGGCTGAAGAGGCGCGATTTGTGGCGCAGGCGGTTGCCAAACGGCAGGCCGAGTTTGCCGCCGGTCGCAACGCGGCGCGGGCGGCGATGCGCAAGTTGGGCGGCAGGAATGCTGCGATTCCGGCAGGCCCGGACCGCGCCCCGCAATGGCCAATGGGATGGCATGGCAGCATCACTCACAATGACCGCTGGTGCCTCGCGGCGGTCACGCGCGGCGCGGCGCATCTGGGTGTCGATATAGAGGCGGCAACGCCGCTGAACCCCGATTTGTTGTCCACGATTTGCAGCCCCGAGGAACGAGCGCGGATTGCTGGTTCTGATCAGGCGATGCAGGCCAAGGTGATCTTTTCCGCGAAGGAGGCGGCCTACAAGGCACAGTTCCCTTTGACAGGAGTGCTGTTTGGATTTGATCATCTGGACATAGTTATTGCACCGGATTCAGGCCAGTTTCAGGCCCGATTTGTAAGACCAGCCGGACAGTTTGCAGCTGGTGATCGGCTGCAGGGCCGCTTTGCCCTGGTCCAAGGGCACATTGTTACGGCGGTCACCATCGACCCGGCCAAAGAGTAA
- a CDS encoding oligosaccharide flippase family protein translates to MARVFRSASLIILGYGASQGLRLLSNLILTRLLFPEAFGLMALISVVTVGLTLFSDVGIAPSIAQSKRGDDPAFLNTAWSIQVVRGGLLWVAACLLAYPLSVFYDQPALASYLPLAALSLLVSGFNPTRIETAHRHLLMGRLTVLDLLSQVIGLISMIALALILQSVLALVIGGVIGAAAKLALTHFYLPGDRNRFQWEGAAAKELITFGKWIFLSTVFWFFASQGDKAVLGKFLTLETLGIYNIGYFLASFPLLLGHNVTARVMIPVYREQTEPARIARLRYGLSVGVIGLLVVMALSGPWLVDLLYDARYALSGAIIVLLAVALIPQVIGMTYDQAALAAGDSRRFFVYSAIRSSLQVGMLFVGAVYAGLIGAIIGMGLAMVLSHGVLIWLARAHGVWDPRHDGLFAGVGLATAVTAGWMHWGPIAALWAASGQP, encoded by the coding sequence ATGGCGCGGGTGTTCCGCTCGGCCTCTTTGATCATCCTTGGCTATGGTGCGTCGCAGGGGTTGCGGCTGTTGTCGAACCTGATCCTGACGCGGCTTCTGTTCCCCGAGGCATTTGGACTGATGGCGCTCATCTCTGTTGTGACGGTGGGGTTAACCCTATTTTCGGACGTGGGCATCGCCCCCTCTATCGCACAAAGCAAACGTGGCGATGATCCGGCGTTCCTGAACACTGCATGGAGCATTCAGGTGGTGCGGGGCGGGTTGCTTTGGGTTGCGGCCTGTCTTCTGGCTTATCCGCTGTCGGTGTTTTACGACCAGCCAGCTTTGGCCAGCTATCTGCCGCTGGCGGCGCTTTCGTTGCTGGTCAGCGGGTTCAACCCGACACGGATAGAAACGGCGCACCGGCATTTGTTGATGGGGCGGCTGACGGTTCTGGATCTGCTGTCACAGGTGATCGGGCTGATCAGCATGATCGCACTGGCATTGATCTTGCAATCGGTGCTGGCTTTGGTGATTGGCGGGGTGATCGGGGCGGCGGCAAAACTGGCGTTGACCCATTTTTACCTGCCCGGCGATCGCAACCGGTTCCAATGGGAAGGGGCCGCGGCCAAAGAGCTGATCACCTTTGGCAAATGGATTTTCCTGTCCACGGTGTTTTGGTTCTTTGCCAGTCAGGGGGACAAGGCCGTGCTTGGCAAGTTTCTGACGCTTGAGACCTTGGGCATTTACAACATCGGCTATTTCCTTGCCAGTTTTCCTCTGCTGTTGGGGCATAATGTAACGGCGCGGGTGATGATCCCGGTTTATCGGGAACAGACGGAACCCGCGCGGATCGCGCGGCTACGCTATGGGCTGTCGGTGGGGGTGATCGGGCTTTTGGTGGTGATGGCGCTGTCAGGGCCATGGCTTGTGGATCTGCTGTATGATGCACGCTATGCGCTGTCGGGGGCGATCATTGTGCTTTTGGCGGTGGCTCTGATCCCGCAGGTGATTGGCATGACCTATGATCAGGCGGCCTTGGCGGCGGGGGATTCGCGGCGGTTCTTTGTCTATTCCGCGATCCGGTCGAGCTTGCAGGTGGGGATGCTGTTTGTCGGAGCGGTTTATGCGGGTCTGATCGGCGCAATCATTGGGATGGGATTGGCGATGGTGCTGTCACATGGGGTACTGATCTGGCTGGCGCGGGCGCATGGAGTCTGGGATCCGCGTCATGATGGGCTGTTTGCCGGGGTGGGTCTGGCCACGGCTGTGACGGCCGGATGGATGCATTGGGGACCGATTGCCGCGCTTTGGGCGGCCTCTGGTCAACCCTGA
- a CDS encoding glycosyltransferase family 2 protein, producing the protein MTGTSILIPAHNEAGYLPACMRAVLASDLVEGPVEVIVIANGCTDDTAAIAQGFEEQTLLKGWRLKVLDLAQGGKLNAWNAGEAAAQGDVLIYLDADVNVSPPLVGQIAKALAVDAPRYASGRPNVTVQDDALTRHYTRFWLTTPFMTHGVPGFGVFAMNRAGRRRWDHWPDIISDDTFARLNFRPHERHAVDAVYDWPMIEGFARLVRVRRRQDIGVAEIEDRYPALLANDDPKDNVVPVWKRALRDPLAFVAFAAVRIAIKLPILRSSDRWVRGR; encoded by the coding sequence ATGACCGGCACTTCCATCCTGATCCCTGCCCATAACGAGGCCGGCTATTTGCCGGCCTGTATGCGGGCGGTGCTGGCTTCTGACCTGGTCGAAGGACCGGTTGAGGTGATCGTGATCGCCAATGGGTGCACTGACGACACTGCCGCGATTGCGCAGGGGTTTGAGGAACAGACCCTGCTCAAGGGATGGCGGCTCAAGGTGTTGGACCTGGCCCAGGGCGGCAAACTGAATGCGTGGAATGCCGGAGAGGCCGCGGCACAGGGGGATGTGCTGATCTATCTGGATGCGGATGTGAATGTGTCGCCTCCGCTGGTGGGGCAGATCGCCAAAGCGCTGGCCGTGGATGCCCCGCGATATGCCAGCGGGCGGCCCAATGTGACGGTGCAGGATGATGCATTGACGCGGCACTACACACGGTTCTGGCTGACCACACCGTTTATGACCCACGGCGTGCCCGGTTTTGGCGTGTTTGCGATGAACCGTGCCGGGCGCAGGCGCTGGGACCATTGGCCGGATATCATTTCGGATGACACCTTTGCCCGCCTCAATTTTCGCCCCCACGAACGACACGCTGTGGATGCGGTTTATGATTGGCCGATGATCGAAGGGTTCGCGCGGCTGGTGCGGGTGCGGCGGCGGCAGGATATCGGGGTGGCCGAGATCGAAGACCGCTATCCAGCGCTGTTGGCCAATGACGACCCCAAGGACAACGTCGTGCCGGTGTGGAAGCGCGCCCTGCGTGATCCGCTGGCCTTTGTTGCATTTGCGGCTGTGCGGATTGCGATCAAGCTGCCGATCCTGCGATCGTCAGACCGCTGGGTGCGGGGCCGCTAG
- a CDS encoding glycosyltransferase, with protein sequence MKIAYILNTYPQPSHSFIRREIHALETQGHDIFRIAMRPSSAALVDPLDQAENAKTEHVLAQGAGQLGRALFRVLKSDATTFFAAAKVASDLGAASESSRIRHLIYLAEACYVLERCKAEGITHMHAHFGTNAAAVAMLAHLLGGPEYSFTVHGPEEFDAPRALSLGTKMHHAAFTVAISNFGRSQLCRWAAAEDWDRIKVVHCGIEPARFGDPAPLPKGPRRVVSIGRFVEQKGQLLLIDALARTEDPDLHLTLLGDGEMRGMIEARIAQLGLQSRVSLPGWVDEARVRSELAGAHGFVMPSFAEGLPMVIMEAMAAARPVIATYIAGTPELVVDGKTGWMVPAGDADALARALDELARATSQKLTKMGEAGRIRALSRHDVAVEAAKLASHVR encoded by the coding sequence TTGAAAATCGCCTATATCCTCAACACCTATCCGCAGCCCTCGCACAGCTTTATCCGCCGCGAGATCCACGCGCTTGAGACGCAGGGCCATGATATCTTCCGCATTGCCATGCGCCCCTCTTCGGCTGCATTGGTTGATCCGCTTGATCAGGCCGAAAACGCCAAGACCGAACATGTGCTGGCCCAAGGGGCCGGGCAGCTGGGCCGTGCGCTGTTTCGGGTTTTGAAATCGGATGCCACCACTTTTTTTGCCGCGGCAAAGGTTGCGTCGGATCTGGGTGCCGCATCCGAAAGCAGCCGCATACGCCATCTGATCTATCTGGCCGAGGCCTGCTACGTGCTGGAGCGGTGTAAGGCCGAGGGCATCACCCATATGCATGCCCATTTCGGCACCAATGCCGCCGCCGTGGCGATGCTGGCCCATTTGTTGGGCGGGCCGGAGTATTCATTCACCGTACATGGCCCCGAAGAATTTGACGCCCCCCGCGCGTTGTCCTTGGGCACCAAGATGCATCACGCTGCATTTACCGTCGCGATCAGCAACTTTGGCCGCAGCCAGCTGTGCCGCTGGGCCGCCGCCGAAGATTGGGACCGCATCAAGGTTGTACATTGCGGGATTGAGCCGGCCCGGTTCGGTGATCCCGCCCCCCTGCCCAAAGGGCCACGGCGGGTGGTCTCCATCGGACGCTTTGTCGAACAGAAGGGCCAGTTGTTGTTGATCGACGCCTTGGCCAGAACCGAAGATCCCGATCTGCACCTGACCCTTTTGGGGGATGGCGAGATGCGCGGCATGATCGAGGCACGGATCGCGCAACTTGGCCTGCAATCGCGCGTGTCCTTGCCCGGCTGGGTAGATGAGGCGCGGGTACGCTCCGAACTGGCCGGTGCGCATGGATTTGTCATGCCCAGCTTTGCCGAAGGTCTGCCGATGGTAATTATGGAGGCGATGGCCGCCGCCCGCCCGGTGATCGCGACCTATATCGCTGGCACGCCGGAACTGGTGGTGGATGGCAAGACCGGCTGGATGGTGCCTGCAGGGGATGCAGATGCATTGGCCCGCGCTCTAGATGAATTGGCCAGGGCCACTTCGCAAAAGCTAACAAAAATGGGCGAAGCGGGCCGTATTCGCGCCCTGTCCCGCCATGATGTCGCGGTCGAAGCGGCCAAACTGGCCTCTCACGTCCGGTAA